Within Bacteroidota bacterium, the genomic segment GTTGTCACTCAAATTTTTCAAAACACTCTATTATAGAAAAGAACTCGAATGTCTTGAACTGTGGATTTTTGGAGATCGCCATATTAAATACTTATTCTTTCTTGTCGTTATCATAAAAAGTAGCGAGTTTTTGAAGTTTTTCTTGAATATCTGCTCTGTGAGGCATTCTACTTATTGATGGTTTTTTAAAAAATTGTTCAAAAGCATTTTCCACTTCATCAACAGATAATTGTATTGTCATTGAAATTTCATCGTAAACGAACTGCTTCATACCCTTTAGATCAGGTTCTTTTAAAAGTAAGGAAATTACAATTTTTCCAGTTTCTAATATAGCATTATTAATTTCATACGATTTGAAGCCCTCCTTATATAGAATTGGGACTAAAATGTTTCGCAAATAATTAAGTAGAATCAATCTATCATGATTTCGGACTGAAGCAGTAAGTAATTGATAGAAAACACTTACATCCCAGTTCAAAGTATTAATATTAACATTTTGATATCTTGAGAATTCGTTTTTTCTTTTTGTGTCCAATAAAATCTCTTTGATTTTGGCATTTATTTCATCTTTTAATTTTACCATTACTTCATAAATAATATAATTAGACCTTTGAGAAGTTCGTAATAAAGCTCTTGTATTTTTCGAGTGAAATAAATATGGATTACTTTTCAATGTTTCGGTAATGTAAAGCATTCTGCGTAATATTTGAAATCGTGGTGTAGGATCCCAGTTAAGTACTTTTCTGGTATAAGAAGAATCAACGTCAAGTTTTTTATCAATATATTTTATCATCCAAAATCTTTCAAATGGTCTGCTGCCAAATAATCGACCAAGAAGATCGAATAAAATTATTCCGAAAGAAGCAATCAGTTTAGGTGTCATTATTGGCTTGATTCTATTTCCAAAATAATAGCGAGTAGAGAATTCAAAAAGTTCCTTATGAGAGATTGCGGTATCAGGACTTGCAATATATACATCATACCGGAGTAGTCTTTCACTTTTAGAAAAAATTGTTAATAACATTCGACTAAGACAACTCGAATGAATATATGGTATTGCAGACAAACCTTTGCCACCTAACATTCTCGAATTCCATTTTTTTGAAAACCAAGTCATTAAGAAAATATATAAGGGGCCATATTCGCACCAATCTGTAAAAACTGCTGCAAAGCGTACAACAGAACAAGGAAAATATTCTGAGAATTCTTTCACAATTTTTTCTCCTTCCATTTTACTTCTTGCATAATGATAATTGGCGTCAAGAGGACTTTTTTCATTTAATATTTTACTCCTGTTCGTAAATTCATGTGCAGCAACAGAACTAGCAAAAATAAACCGTTTAATATTTAACTTTTTCGAATATTCCAAAATATATCGTGTTCCATTAATATTTGTTCTTACATATTCTATATTATTAGTATTTGTAAAATCATAATAGCCGGCTAAATGAAGCACAAAATCTATCTTGTCTTTAATGTTCAGATTTAATATTTGATAAAGATTATTTTCGTTACCGATATCTACTTGTATCCACTTAATATTTGGATGCTCTTCTATTTGGACTTCCATTTGAGAGCGTCGTGCAATTGCATATATTTTGAATTTTCCCTTAGTATTTTCCAGAAAACTTTTTCCTACAATCCCAGAGGCTCCGGTTACGATTATATTTGGCAAATCACCTTTCATTTTTCTGGATTTCGGTATTTATTTGAACGATAAGCAAATATTAATGCAATAGCCATTGCTCCATCTCCTATTCCGGAAAGGAGTATTAATAAAATTGAATCAACAAATAGAAAATAAATCATGAGAAATGTTGTAGCACATAATTTGATTATAATTGAAAAAATAATTAAGCTTTCATATTTTTTATATTCAAGTACTGGAAGCAAGTAACAAATACTCATAATAACGTGAAATACACCGCCCTGAACCTGAAAAAATCTCTCATTTACAAATTGAAAT encodes:
- a CDS encoding NAD(P)-dependent oxidoreductase, with protein sequence MKGDLPNIIVTGASGIVGKSFLENTKGKFKIYAIARRSQMEVQIEEHPNIKWIQVDIGNENNLYQILNLNIKDKIDFVLHLAGYYDFTNTNNIEYVRTNINGTRYILEYSKKLNIKRFIFASSVAAHEFTNRSKILNEKSPLDANYHYARSKMEGEKIVKEFSEYFPCSVVRFAAVFTDWCEYGPLYIFLMTWFSKKWNSRMLGGKGLSAIPYIHSSCLSRMLLTIFSKSERLLRYDVYIASPDTAISHKELFEFSTRYYFGNRIKPIMTPKLIASFGIILFDLLGRLFGSRPFERFWMIKYIDKKLDVDSSYTRKVLNWDPTPRFQILRRMLYITETLKSNPYLFHSKNTRALLRTSQRSNYIIYEVMVKLKDEINAKIKEILLDTKRKNEFSRYQNVNINTLNWDVSVFYQLLTASVRNHDRLILLNYLRNILVPILYKEGFKSYEINNAILETGKIVISLLLKEPDLKGMKQFVYDEISMTIQLSVDEVENAFEQFFKKPSISRMPHRADIQEKLQKLATFYDNDKKE